TTTCAGCAATTAAGTAAGTTTCTAATTGTAGATTGAACCAGAGTGAAAAAAATCAGTAGCCATTTATATTCGTAACCCAGGTTAATTAAACGACATTTGGTGAATTGTAATTAGAACGTGAAATATACTCAACTTTATGAAACAATCCTTTACAGCCAGTGAAAGAGCACGAGATCCTTTATCTTGTACACAATACTTTATCAAAGAATCACACACTGTATAAAAACACACTTCTTTCAAGATTATGTTATTTTCACTCTCATTAAGTTGATTCTTTCATTGGCTGCTCCTTCTGACTTTGACATGTTAAAGCCCTCGACTACAAAGAACATTCgagcaacagaaaaacacaccacagcacacgGACCCTTAAACTTAAGATTagaatgcaacacacacaattcaaaaaATATATCTTCTAATCTTGCAgtaaatgccttttttttctgtacaattAGAAAAAATACACAGTTAACTGACTCCAGAGGGGAAATGCTTTACCAAAGTCACAAGTAATACTGTATTTTGCACCATGACAGCAATTTTGGATACAGCACTGCTCTATCCCTGCTAAGCACGTGCAGTGTCCTGTGTGCCATTAGGTATCAGTGGAGATCCTGATCTTCTCTGTGTTCACACGAGTGTTCACATTCCCTAAAAGGTGTGGAACATTGTGCCCTGCCAGTGTCCTGAGGGTCATATAACCCCCATATTGACATTTCCAGGATTCACCTCACCATTCTGtcatgtgtgttcacatgtcGTCACCTCTGGGAGAGGCGTCTGGTCTTGCATGACCACTTGAGGAGGAGTGGGGGCTGGGCGAGCATGGGCCACTGAGTTCTTCTGCAGCTCCATCCCGAAGGCAGGAGAAGCATTTTGCAACTGTCTCCTGTActgcacaaagctgcaggtcttTAGAATGATGGCCAGAATGTTCTTCCCTATGAGGATCCCAGATACCCTGGCATCCCTGTACAGAATCATGTTCCCCCCACGGATGAACAGGGTGATGATGTTGATGGTGACCAGGCTAAGGATGGGGTACAGGAGCATCTTGTGGGGCACGATGTTGATGCCCTGCATGCTGATCTCACTCAAGGACACGCAGGGCAGCACAAGCAGCAGGATGTAACAATAGAAGAACATCAGGCCCTCTGCCCACAAAGGAAGCCCCTTCTTTTGAGGCTCCCATAAGTTGGCTTGGATGTCCAATATGTCCAGCAAGTCTACCACCACCCAGAAGAGACGATTACGGATCTCCTCGCGTTTTTTGAAGGCGCGAACATACTCCATATGGTCGATAGCAACCAGCACCACAAACAGCACTGGAATGCAAATGGACAGCAGCAACGTCAGTGCTTTCCTTGCAAGAGCGTCCAggctcttcctgtctgccttgTAGTTTTGATACACAAAGTAGACCTTGATCTCCAGCACAAAGATGTAAAGGAACCAGAGGATCATAGCGTAGCCTCGCTTAGCTGTGCGTACCTCAGCACCCACCCACACTGCAACATAACGCAGGACGATTAGAAAGCAGATGTCTCCCACCATCACCATGATGCAGATGCCAATTTTGCGTGGTCCATGGTTCTGCTCCACCAGGTAGGCATCAATCAGTGCCATGCTGCTCATGATCAGGATGGTGGAAAGGCACACGTGGGGCTTGTTGGTGGGAGGTGGAGGGACCATCCTTGCCTGggcaagaggaggaggtggaggaggggtgtTGTTGAAGAGGGAGTGTAGAGGGTGTTCAGTTTGTCCTGTGAAGAGGCAGATCAGATAGTGATGCTAGACAGCGGTGTTCCCCTCCATTGCTTCTGCCTTGGCCAGAATCCAGAGTGCATTAATAGGATTCACACAGATCACTTCAATCAATTGCCGCTCGTGCCCAAGCCACCTGCCGGGTAGACAGTACCCCTCATTTAGTAAATTATGTTCACTGGGAAATGGTCTGCAAACATACAGGTTACTAAATAAACTGTCAGGATGTGTCTACCATTTCCAAACTGACAATCAatcattaaacacaacacagcagttcaATCAGTAAGTTAAATTTCCTGTtgttgaaagagaaaaacactgtcacAATGTGTTCTCATTACAGGTTCACTTTCGACGCCCCAGTTTTCACACAATCTTTAGTCTTCCGTGATAAAATCTAGCTGAATACTCACTTGTGTCCCTCTTTGTACTTTATCCTAATGACTGGCAGCGAGCGATCATCCATGAGACTGCGCTGGGAAATCACAAAGCCCATCTGTAATCCatgggagaagagagggaaaaacgCACAGtatcctctccttctctgacAGACGTAAATCCACCAGTCATGGatacatttctctttcttttttcaagcGAAAAAGAAATCCCAAAATATTGCCGTCATAATCCACTTACTGCTCAGACTGAATCAGGAGGAGGTATCTTAATGGTCACAAAGACCGCTCTCAATTTCTGCAACAAAGAATAGAggttattttgtgttgtgcttAGATAGAAGGTTTAAACCTCCAACTCCCCCAAAAAAAGGAAGTTATCCTTAGAGGAAAAATCTCTGCAGTGAGTCCTACTTAAAAGAGAATTTCCTCTCCAGAAGTTTTCCTTTCCATCACCCACCATCCATGTAcaagaaaatgtgacatttggtGTCTGTTCTCCTGTGAAAGTTTATGTGTTtcaggagaagaggaaaggtTGTAGTGAATCTTTTAAATGCAGCGTGTGACTAACTGTCCTTCCCCACtcagctgtgtgcatgtgtgtttgtgtgtgtgtgcgcgcgcccGTGCAGGTTTCAGCTGTCTCCACGCTTCGTTGTCGCTGTAAAATGCTGCCCCCCTGGCGAGATCCTGGCTGCTGCAccgttttctctctcctgctcgaGCAGCTTTTGCCAGGGACACCGGGATCAGCAGCACCAGTGGATTCCCCAGTCTCCACTCAGCATGCTCTGCCAGCACCACCAGCACTGTGATACTCCACCGCCGCCTGCCTCTGCCCGTCTGTCTCTGGGCACTTCTCAGCCCTCTCTGTGAAGTCAGAGAGATGCTCCTCGGGTGCGTTCAGACACACTCCTGGAattttctctcgctctctcactcgCAGCTACCCTcgtcttttttctccctcttctgctCAAGTAAAGGCACTTGCTGTGTGGAGGTGACGCTCAACAGACCACAGCTGCAGAgccagggagagagaaaagaggtagagagagggagacagaacaGTTTTCCAGGGGGTGGAGAAAGGCGGGGAGGGGGCAGGGAAGACGAGCCTGCCTTTCGCAGCTTAGCTGAATGCAcaacttctctctctcaccctgttttttttttcttcacatccttctcttttttttcacattgtgtcTTGGGCTGATATCCTATTTTCTCAGgctgtttcttttttggctCCCAAAAAAGCCCTGGTTTCCTTCTTCTTTGAGAAGCCCATTAATGtgtcatgcttttttttccccctccatcAGGTTTGAGGTGCAGAGATGAAAAGCAAtccagaaaagagaaaaaggtggtgggggcagagaggagaagagatgcTCTCCAGTATGGCATGTAGAAAGCCTTCTTCCCAGcacgctgtgtgtgtctgcagtctgGGGagacatggggggggggggggggggggggcagtgggggCAGTGGCTCCTTCTGACAGAGAGCCTTTCTATTGATCTCCTGACAGAGCAGTGAATCAGGAACCTGAGATGAGGCCAGAGACCAAAAGAGATGAGGGGTATGGAGAGATGGGGAGGGACAGATGTGGGGATAGCgaatgagaaagtgaaaaaaaaatgagatgaggAGGCAGAGTGACAtgatgagaagagaaaaaagagcgaggaggagagagggagggtctAAATGTCAAGggaacatttttattctctgaGATGTAATAATGCCTGGGCTGTGAGATAATACTTATGCAAAAATTTATAAAGGTAGGAAAAGGTTggtgtgtttgctctgcagtCAGTATGCTAACACCACTAGCTCTGTTTATCCAGCTGGGCCAATTAGCACTAATCCTTCCTCAGAGGAACCAAACTGCTTTCATTACAACTGTATGAAGCCATTTAAGACTCATGTCATGAATTGCTGTTATTGAAGAGTCAAAAGTATTGGTTTTCTATGCAGTGTGGCTGCACTTTTCATCCAACTGTATAATGACAACTAAACATAATTGCAATCAATCATGCAAATTCCTGCAGGCATGAATGGATATGGTTATAGATTCAACAGCTGTGGCTCATCCGACAGCAGCCATCATGGCTGTTTATGACTTCTATCATGCCTTTATCATGGAAGCATATGGAGGTTTCATGTCTGAAAAATGAACTCAAGTGAAACAGCCATTTGCCTTTCACCAAGTTGCTTTCTTATTGACTATTTCCTCTGGATTTTGCAACCATAATCGAGCCATGACAAGTGGAGCAGTGGAGTGATGAATTATATCCTCCATTGCAAATTGTAAAGTTGATGTTCCTTCtaaaacatttctatttttttttttttttttttttacattctgacGGTCATTATAAAACACATGGCAGACTTCAATTTAATACCAACTGGTGTTGAAATGTTACTGCGACACATTTAACAGATTGTTAGAGATGGTGGTTTGAAAAATCGTTGTGTAATGGAAGGTCACAGGTCTGCTCCCCATGACAGACAGTGCAGCAATTAACAACCACATGTCCTTGCGCCAGACACTAAACTGCTACCTGCTCACATGATTGCTCAATGTCACTCTGGATTCAGCTAAATGGCTGAACTGCGACTGAAAATGAGTGGATGGCTTGTCTGCTTCACGAGGGAACAGCCCTGTGATCTTCATAGTTTAACTCCCCCTAAAATCAGTATGAGAGATTGATACAGCATCTTTATCATCCACTTCATTATTCCCCCCACATCTCATCCTATAATCTATAATTTATGTCTTAATTTACATGCCTATTGTGATGTACATTGGCATCCTAGACTACCTAACCTCTCCATTAAAAATAGTTAACATGGGCTTGGACTTTAAATCACATCTGCTGATAATCTTTATTTATACATGCTCAGCATTCCTCCTTCCTTAACTGTGTGTTTATAATTCATGAGCGCAGAGGAAATCACATCACTGTCTCTTAAGGGTATTGTCTCTTTTAGATGGAGCTGATTTATGCACAGGTTTagacacgttttttttttttttttttacaattagtTAATGTCAGAGTTTTCTGTCTTGGTTAATGTAATTATACCCTTTACCAACACAAGACAGTATTTCATGATTGACGAGACTTTGACCAACTGAGGTACGTCCAGGAGTCttgtctgtcctcctctgccctctctcCTTCGTCCATCAGGCTCTGCTCTGCCTCGTGCAGAGGACTGTCCTTGGCTCCAGGACAGGGACACTGCTTCATCACTGTTCAGCTCCAGGCAGGCCAACACACGGCAGATAGCAGATGATAAAGAACACCAGCCGCATTCTCTATAACATAAAGCATCTACAGAAAACAATCAGAAGACTTGAAGTGAGGAAGCCACAGAGAGCCTCTGCTGTGGCATTCTCATCCCACCTTTTTAGAGATGGTGTAAAAGTGGTTctattttcaaaaatcaaatgttCAGTTCGATCTTTTCGCCTTTAAATGTGGTATGCAAATATTTGAGCATGCTTTCTTGGAGCTCActtcattttcagaaatgttccCTTGACAACCAAGCGAAGCAGCTTGAGAAACACGTTTTCTCATCCTGTCAGAAAGGATACCATGGGAGAAATTCAACACTGCAAGCTGTACCTTGAACTCAACTTAAATAAtgcataaaaatatgttttctaaaCATTGCTGTGggaggtaaaacaaaatacactATCATAGCATCATAGCAAGAGAATCTGGCTTTCAAGTGCAGTTTATCCTTTTGGCTGATTGCAATTGCTGGTTCAATCAGTAGCCTATTCTTCCCTTTTCCCCTTTTGCTCAGTGTTTATAGCACCTCTCTGGCTGCCTGAATTTTCTGTATTCTTCTTCAGAGTCAACTGACAATCTTTGTGTGTAAAAAGTCTACAAGGTTATCAGATGACTGTGTTTGTCTATTACAAAAACAGGACTGTATGCCCATTTGATGACAGGTTTGTTGTGCAACTTCATGCTTTTGTCTAACGCAGCCCATGTTTACTGtgatgagagaagaggaaatatTAATGTACACTTAAGTGCTGCACATAGTGGAATAATTACAAGGGTACGCATCACTGAATGAATAGGCTGATTtgatttcctttgtgtttaGACTGCAGGTGATTTACTTAATAGTCACGAGTGAAGCATGATATCACATAAAATCCTAATAAAAATGCCTTCCAATTAGGATTATCAGAAGACGTGTCAACATGTTTTGACCAGGACGGTAGGTAAAA
This region of Scatophagus argus isolate fScaArg1 chromosome 10, fScaArg1.pri, whole genome shotgun sequence genomic DNA includes:
- the LOC124066191 gene encoding transmembrane protein 121, coding for MVPPPPTNKPHVCLSTILIMSSMALIDAYLVEQNHGPRKIGICIMVMVGDICFLIVLRYVAVWVGAEVRTAKRGYAMILWFLYIFVLEIKVYFVYQNYKADRKSLDALARKALTLLLSICIPVLFVVLVAIDHMEYVRAFKKREEIRNRLFWVVVDLLDILDIQANLWEPQKKGLPLWAEGLMFFYCYILLLVLPCVSLSEISMQGINIVPHKMLLYPILSLVTINIITLFIRGGNMILYRDARVSGILIGKNILAIILKTCSFVQYRRQLQNASPAFGMELQKNSVAHARPAPTPPQVVMQDQTPLPEVTTCEHT